In Ignavibacteriales bacterium, the following are encoded in one genomic region:
- the lysS gene encoding lysine--tRNA ligase: protein MNEQNELIKRRIEELEHIKQLGVNPYPHKFDVTAKSADVISSYKDPADDDEKEKQKENIVSIAGRIMSIRKMGKASFCHIKDEQGRIQTYIKKDEVGDTCYELFKLLDIGDIIGVKGYPFRTKTGEVSIHAVEMEILTKTIHPLPVVKEETTESGEKIVHDAFADVELRYRQRYIDLIVNEHVRETFVKRTKIIQSIRKTLEDNNFMEVETPTLQVVYGGANAKPFVTHHNTLDMQLYLRISNELFLKRLIVGGFDRVYEFVKDFRNEGIDRTHNPEFTQVEWYQAYGDFNDSMELFEKVIENACLAVHDTTKVTYGDKVIDFKAPWRRVTMPEAIADTTGLDVLNMKRSEIIDFLNSKDIHIDKTIINNKGLLIALLFEEMCENDLTQPTFVTEHPIDTTPLCKPLRRYSMKDLEEMKDDPEEVIFVERFEPYINCWEMGNSYTELNDPILQRRLLEDQVERGRGGEEETHPLDEDFIKAIEVGMPPTTGVGLGVDRLVMLLTNSHSIRDVLFFPLMRPLKD, encoded by the coding sequence TTGAACGAACAGAACGAACTCATTAAAAGGCGCATAGAAGAGCTGGAACATATTAAACAGCTTGGCGTCAATCCGTATCCTCACAAATTCGACGTGACCGCAAAGTCCGCTGACGTTATTTCATCATACAAAGACCCGGCTGATGATGACGAGAAGGAAAAGCAAAAAGAGAATATTGTTTCCATCGCGGGAAGGATCATGTCCATTCGTAAAATGGGCAAAGCTTCCTTTTGCCACATAAAAGACGAACAGGGACGCATACAGACTTACATCAAAAAAGATGAAGTTGGTGATACATGCTACGAATTATTCAAACTCCTCGACATTGGCGATATAATAGGAGTAAAAGGTTACCCTTTCCGTACAAAGACTGGAGAAGTATCCATTCACGCCGTCGAGATGGAGATCCTCACTAAGACAATTCATCCGCTCCCTGTCGTAAAAGAGGAAACAACCGAGTCCGGTGAAAAGATCGTCCACGATGCTTTTGCAGACGTAGAGCTCCGTTACCGGCAGCGTTACATTGACCTTATTGTAAATGAGCACGTTCGCGAAACTTTCGTAAAGCGCACTAAGATAATTCAATCCATACGCAAAACCCTCGAAGATAATAACTTTATGGAGGTGGAAACACCAACATTGCAGGTGGTTTACGGAGGTGCTAACGCAAAGCCGTTCGTGACTCACCACAATACACTCGATATGCAGTTATATCTTCGCATTTCTAATGAACTTTTCCTGAAGAGACTAATAGTGGGTGGTTTCGATCGTGTGTATGAGTTCGTAAAGGATTTCCGCAATGAAGGAATAGACCGTACACACAATCCCGAGTTCACACAAGTCGAGTGGTACCAGGCATACGGTGATTTTAATGACAGCATGGAGCTTTTTGAAAAAGTTATTGAGAATGCGTGTTTGGCTGTTCATGACACGACTAAAGTTACATACGGCGATAAAGTAATAGACTTTAAAGCGCCATGGCGCAGGGTAACTATGCCCGAAGCAATAGCGGATACAACAGGGCTCGACGTCCTGAATATGAAACGAAGCGAGATAATCGATTTCTTAAACAGCAAAGACATTCACATTGATAAAACGATAATAAATAATAAAGGGCTTCTTATCGCGTTGCTGTTCGAAGAGATGTGCGAGAATGACCTTACTCAGCCGACATTTGTAACGGAGCATCCGATAGATACTACACCTTTGTGTAAACCTCTGCGCAGGTACAGCATGAAAGACCTCGAAGAGATGAAGGATGACCCTGAGGAAGTTATCTTCGTGGAGCGCTTCGAGCCTTATATAAACTGCTGGGAAATGGGTAACTCATATACCGAACTTAACGACCCGATACTACAACGCAGGCTACTCGAGGATCAGGTTGAGCGAGGCAGAGGCGGCGAGGAAGAAACTCACCCTCTCGATGAAGATTTTATAAAAGCTATCGAAGTAGGAATGCCTCCTACTACCGGAGTAGGACTAGGCGTTGACAGGCTTGTTATGCTGTTAACTAACTCACACAGCATCAGGGACGTACTTTTCTTCCCGCTTATGAGACCTTTAAAAGACTGA
- a CDS encoding rRNA pseudouridine synthase, whose protein sequence is MENKVRLNKFIANNGDISRRTADEFIQQRRVTVNNITVDFPSYEVDTAKDKVRVDGELIKVRTTNLYIALNKPAGVVSTVSDDKRRPTVVDLVKVNQKIYPIGRLDFDSTGLILLTNDGELADSLMHPKHEVDKTYLVKLSKPLDEKHRHLLEKGIMLDKRRTKPAVIKFANRHSFDRLYITIHEGRNRQIRRMFERFGYFVDKLERTQFGPVKLGTLQRGKWRYLTPDEVKKLKK, encoded by the coding sequence ATGGAGAATAAAGTTAGGCTGAATAAGTTCATCGCCAATAATGGCGACATTTCCAGGCGGACTGCAGACGAATTCATTCAGCAAAGAAGAGTGACGGTCAATAACATTACCGTGGATTTCCCTTCTTATGAAGTTGACACAGCCAAAGATAAAGTCAGGGTTGACGGCGAGCTCATCAAGGTTAGAACAACAAACCTTTACATCGCCTTAAACAAACCTGCGGGAGTTGTCTCTACAGTTTCCGATGACAAAAGAAGACCAACCGTCGTTGATCTGGTTAAAGTTAACCAGAAGATATACCCCATCGGAAGGCTTGACTTTGATTCGACCGGCTTGATCCTCCTGACAAATGATGGCGAACTCGCGGATTCACTGATGCACCCTAAACATGAGGTTGATAAGACTTACCTTGTTAAGCTGTCCAAACCTCTTGATGAAAAGCACCGCCATTTGCTGGAAAAGGGTATCATGCTCGATAAGCGGAGGACAAAGCCCGCTGTAATTAAATTTGCGAACAGGCACTCTTTCGACAGGCTATACATAACGATTCACGAGGGGCGTAACAGGCAGATTAGAAGGATGTTCGAACGCTTCGGCTATTTCGTTGATAAGCTCGAACGCACACAGTTCGGACCCGTAAAGCTAGGTACTTTACAGCGCGGCAAATGGCGCTATCTTACTCCTGACGAAGTAAAGAAATTAAAAAAGTAA
- the scpB gene encoding SMC-Scp complex subunit ScpB: MISAEVKNIVESVIFASEEEITPKQIKEVLDSFQFKTSTNEIEEYITELNKEYHDAHRSYKIIKIAGGYQFSTKSDYAKYIGKLFTEKQKKKLSPSALETLAIIAYKQPITRSDIEFIRGVNVDYIVNSLLERELITIIGRAATPGRPILYGTTKNFLKVIGLGSLEDLPKLKEINEILKNEHIDGITEADIDLFNSINNPESENEELEFNEENAEPLTNGKKNTEEESNDPDENIIEIETDTEETEDTDEDFN, from the coding sequence ATGATATCGGCTGAAGTTAAAAATATCGTCGAATCGGTCATCTTCGCCTCAGAAGAAGAGATCACGCCGAAGCAGATAAAAGAAGTTCTCGACAGCTTCCAGTTCAAGACCAGCACTAACGAGATCGAAGAATACATTACCGAGCTGAATAAAGAGTATCACGATGCTCACCGCTCTTACAAGATCATCAAGATCGCCGGCGGATACCAATTCTCGACTAAGTCCGACTATGCAAAATATATCGGCAAGCTCTTCACGGAAAAACAAAAGAAGAAGCTCTCCCCGTCGGCGCTAGAGACACTTGCGATAATAGCATATAAACAGCCCATAACACGCTCGGACATCGAATTCATCCGCGGTGTTAATGTTGATTACATCGTAAACTCGCTCCTCGAAAGAGAGCTTATAACTATAATCGGCAGAGCCGCAACACCGGGGCGGCCCATACTTTACGGAACAACGAAAAACTTCCTTAAAGTAATCGGGCTCGGTTCTCTTGAAGACCTGCCTAAACTTAAAGAGATAAACGAAATCTTAAAGAACGAACATATAGACGGCATTACCGAAGCCGACATCGACCTGTTTAATTCGATCAATAACCCGGAATCCGAAAACGAAGAGCTGGAATTTAACGAAGAAAACGCTGAGCCACTAACGAACGGCAAGAAAAATACCGAAGAGGAGTCAAACGACCCGGATGAAAATATTATCGAGATCGAAACCGACACGGAGGAGACTGAAGATACAGACGAAGATTTTAATTAG
- a CDS encoding segregation/condensation protein A — MNDTEINSENAPENTGAESKVYIPKTREYYAKLSDYEGPLDILLHFVQEDELNIYDIPIHKITSDFLGYIDYMQSLDIELAGEFLLMASELMKIKARMLLPRKIDEDTNEIEEDPRMVLVRKLLEYKRFKDASEKIDHMVHEAAKQFARGYNKQDPREFSDGEEIDYSLKNLTILNLIKAYKSVLLGIRPKTVHPIEPLDFTPETQRDILLDIVHREGRIEFKKLMKMFETKLEIICSFLAMLQLALEGFLELVVEPKDLSEFYVQTKDNQLITGQEL, encoded by the coding sequence ATGAACGATACGGAAATAAACAGCGAAAATGCACCGGAAAACACGGGCGCTGAAAGTAAGGTCTATATTCCCAAAACAAGGGAATATTACGCCAAACTGTCCGATTATGAAGGTCCGCTGGATATCTTACTCCACTTCGTTCAGGAAGACGAGCTTAATATCTACGACATTCCTATTCACAAGATCACCAGCGATTTTCTAGGTTATATAGATTATATGCAGTCTCTCGACATAGAGCTTGCCGGGGAGTTTCTTCTCATGGCTTCCGAACTGATGAAGATCAAAGCCCGCATGCTCCTCCCGAGAAAGATCGATGAAGATACGAACGAGATAGAAGAAGATCCACGCATGGTTCTTGTCAGGAAGCTGCTTGAATACAAACGCTTCAAAGACGCTTCCGAAAAAATTGACCACATGGTTCACGAGGCGGCTAAGCAATTCGCCCGCGGTTATAACAAACAGGACCCGCGTGAATTTTCCGACGGCGAAGAAATAGATTACAGCTTAAAGAATCTCACGATACTCAATCTCATTAAGGCATATAAGAGCGTTCTTCTCGGCATTCGTCCAAAAACAGTTCACCCGATCGAACCGCTCGACTTCACACCCGAAACACAGCGCGACATTCTTCTCGACATTGTGCACAGGGAAGGCAGGATAGAGTTCAAAAAACTAATGAAAATGTTCGAGACAAAGTTGGAAATAATTTGTTCGTTCCTCGCGATGCTACAGCTTGCTCTCGAAGGTTTTCTCGAACTCGTGGTCGAACCGAAAGATCTATCGGAATTTTATGTTCAGACTAAAGATAACCAGTTAATTACCGGGCAGGAGTTATGA
- a CDS encoding TIGR00159 family protein has protein sequence MELFKIGFLSISLIDILDILIVTYVFYKLYTIMRGTIAAQIFFALLLIIGLSFIAQFFNMQALGWLLSRLTDIWVIAFIILFQPEIRRLLLIIGNTRVSSIFTKTEVKQNISEIVEACTELQNKGWGGLLVIERSTGLKNIIETGEAIQSKINTELLISIFNPTSPLHDGAVVIDNNRIEAARCLLPLSELHIVKDKRLGTRHRAGLGVSEISDAIAVIVSEETGHVSIAEDGKLHVCTDSKDLAKRLRELMKSETMQSSIKSIFTEPDEEAKEKEEDVKKEKEV, from the coding sequence ATGGAATTATTTAAAATAGGTTTTCTATCGATAAGTTTAATAGATATCCTGGATATCCTGATAGTAACCTATGTTTTTTATAAGCTATATACGATAATGCGCGGCACGATCGCGGCGCAGATCTTTTTTGCCCTCCTTTTGATCATAGGACTTTCATTTATAGCCCAGTTTTTCAATATGCAGGCTCTGGGGTGGTTATTGAGCCGTTTGACAGATATCTGGGTGATCGCTTTCATAATATTATTTCAGCCGGAGATCAGGAGGCTGCTGCTTATCATCGGTAATACGAGGGTGTCGAGCATATTCACGAAGACGGAGGTGAAGCAGAATATTTCAGAGATAGTGGAGGCATGCACGGAATTGCAGAATAAAGGATGGGGCGGTCTGCTTGTGATAGAGAGGTCGACGGGATTGAAGAACATAATCGAGACGGGTGAAGCTATCCAATCGAAGATAAACACAGAGCTATTGATATCGATATTCAATCCGACGTCGCCGTTGCACGACGGGGCGGTCGTGATCGACAATAACAGGATAGAAGCGGCAAGGTGTCTTCTCCCGCTGTCAGAACTGCACATAGTAAAAGATAAGCGTCTCGGCACACGTCATAGAGCCGGGCTGGGTGTTTCGGAGATATCGGACGCAATAGCAGTGATTGTGTCGGAAGAGACCGGGCATGTATCGATAGCGGAGGATGGTAAGCTTCACGTGTGCACGGACAGCAAGGACCTTGCTAAGAGACTGAGGGAGCTGATGAAGAGCGAAACGATGCAGAGTTCGATAAAGTCCATCTTTACCGAACCGGATGAAGAGGCAAAGGAAAAAGAAGAAGACGTAAAAAAGGAGAAAGAAGTTTAA
- a CDS encoding protein-L-isoaspartate(D-aspartate) O-methyltransferase: protein MFSIQREKLVEELKAQGIRSKSVLGAIGKVKREMFLDKDMQRLAYKNNALPINSNQTISQPFTVAFMTELLDVNPGDKVLEIGTGSGYQAAVLCEMGADVYSIERIGELADKAKDTLKRMGYNLHVKQGDGTKGWELHSPYNRIIVTAGGPTVPKALLKQLAKNGKMVIPVGSESVQEMTLIERSGDDEPRFRAKKFQNFQFVPLIGEEGWVK from the coding sequence ATGTTCAGTATCCAGCGTGAGAAGCTGGTTGAGGAGTTAAAGGCACAGGGGATTCGGAGTAAGAGTGTGCTCGGCGCGATAGGCAAAGTCAAGAGAGAGATGTTCCTGGATAAAGACATGCAAAGACTCGCGTATAAAAATAACGCCCTTCCCATAAATTCAAATCAAACGATATCACAACCTTTCACGGTAGCATTTATGACGGAGCTACTGGATGTAAATCCAGGAGATAAAGTTCTGGAGATCGGAACGGGGTCGGGATACCAGGCGGCAGTACTGTGTGAAATGGGCGCAGATGTTTATTCGATAGAGAGGATTGGGGAGCTGGCTGACAAAGCAAAGGACACATTAAAACGAATGGGCTATAACCTGCATGTAAAACAGGGTGACGGAACGAAAGGATGGGAGCTTCATTCACCGTATAACAGGATAATTGTTACAGCCGGCGGACCTACAGTACCTAAGGCGTTATTGAAACAGCTTGCAAAGAACGGTAAGATGGTAATACCTGTAGGTAGCGAGAGTGTACAGGAAATGACATTGATAGAAAGAAGCGGTGATGACGAACCGAGGTTCCGTGCAAAGAAATTTCAAAATTTCCAGTTCGTTCCTCTGATAGGTGAAGAGGGATGGGTAAAATAA
- a CDS encoding YigZ family protein — MGKIKDSYLTLSDSAVSEIKIQKSKFIAQAFPINSQLKFQEILDNVRKTYYDAAHHPFAFRLGITDDSFRYSDDGEPSGSAGKPVLDAIDKFELTDVCVIVTRYFGGVKLGVGGLRRAFFEATEECLKTAKVEERLVTEEFEIESDYNQMNVIMKVLEQNGANILNNNSDEKVRLKCSSRLSVLEAVKKELVNATSGNIVIKG; from the coding sequence ATGGGTAAAATAAAAGATTCATATCTTACATTATCGGATAGCGCCGTCAGCGAGATAAAGATCCAGAAGTCAAAATTCATCGCACAGGCTTTTCCAATAAATTCTCAATTGAAATTTCAGGAGATTTTAGATAATGTGAGAAAGACTTATTATGACGCGGCGCATCATCCGTTTGCTTTTAGGCTAGGTATTACGGATGATAGTTTCAGGTATTCCGATGATGGCGAGCCGTCCGGGTCAGCGGGAAAACCGGTTTTAGATGCTATAGATAAGTTCGAATTAACGGACGTTTGTGTAATCGTTACAAGATACTTCGGTGGTGTGAAACTCGGTGTTGGCGGACTAAGAAGGGCATTTTTTGAAGCAACGGAAGAGTGTTTAAAGACAGCTAAAGTAGAAGAAAGACTTGTAACAGAAGAGTTTGAGATAGAGTCGGATTACAACCAGATGAATGTGATAATGAAGGTACTCGAACAGAATGGCGCGAATATTCTGAACAACAATTCGGATGAAAAGGTAAGACTGAAATGCAGTTCAAGATTGTCGGTACTGGAAGCAGTTAAGAAAGAACTTGTAAACGCAACATCGGGAAACATAGTTATAAAAGGCTAA